TTTTCGGAGCAGTATGATCTCCTCGATATTAATATACGGGTTTTAAGGTCTCCGCGGATATTTCCGCTTAATCAAACTGGTATTCTTTAACCTCTTTACTCAGGAAATAGCCAAGAGTTGTCCTGATAAGTACGACAATGCCCAGGAGAACGAGTTCGGATAAAGAAGGGTCTCTCAGGGTCCCGAGAATGGCAACGACAATATAAAACTCAAGTCCGAAGAGTATTTTGTTTGTAAGCTTTTTTCTTATCTCTTCCAGAGAACAGGGCTTTTTTAGAGTTTCATACAATAAGAGCTCAAATGTCGCTCTTAGCCCCCCATAGATTATAATAACCGTCCCGATTGCCTCGAAAACCCATTCAAAAAACTGCAGAATATTCCTGAACAGATCCGAAACCATCCTGTATCCCTTCAATACGACATTTACCCTTTCACCCTTTCAATACGACATTACGACATTTATCCTTTCAATAAGGCATTTTCTTATATTTCACCGGACCGCGGGTTTCAGTCAAACTGGTACTCTTCGGCTTCTTTACTTAAGAAGTAGCCCAGGTAAGACCTTATTACCACGATAGCTCCTACAAGGAACAGTTCCTCCAGAGAAGGCTTTCTCAGGGTCTCAAGCACATCTGCAACTATCAGAAGCTCAAGCCCGAAAAATATTTTATTTGTAAACTTCTTCCTTATGTGTTCATAACTGTAAGGTTTCCTGAAAGCCTCGACAAGTAAGATTTCAAGTGCAGCTCTTAACCCCCCAAAAACTATCAGGACTGCACTGACAATTTCAAAAAACTGTACGAAAATCCCCAGGATTACAGCAGCAAGTTCCGATACCATCCTTTACCCTGCCAGAAATATCCCCCAGATCCGTTCGGTTCAAACTGAACTTTTTAATAGACCGCAGTCTGTCAGTTTTTCCCATTTTTGCCGGTTAATACTTCCATTTAATTTATTCCTGCACAATATATCTATTCCTGCATGTTTCTAATCATAATTCTCCAATCATAACTCTCCAATCATAACTCTCTAAACATAAATCCCGGACTAAACATAAATCCCGGACTAAACATAAATCCCGGAAAGGACCGGAATAGATCTAAAGTTTTCCTGTAATAAAGAAGCTCCGATGAAGTCTTTTTCAACGGAGCAAAATTGTACTTCTATGCGTTGAGTTAAATTCGGATTTAATTTCGGATTAACTGTGGATTTAACTGTAGATTTAACTGTAGATTTAATTCTGGATTTACATTCTTTCAGAACTTTACGTTTGCAGAGCCGGAATCTTACCTTGCACTATCCCATAGGCTTCGACGGCTGCGGGAGCTCCGAGAAGAAGTTTCCTGATCCTGTTATATACACTCGGGTATTTCTGAGGGTCAAGCTCCGCAAGGAGGTCTGCAAGGATTTTAACCAGCGGGATATGGTATTTTATTTCCATCTGGTCTATGTTCGCAAAGGCGTTGAGGAGGTTGACCGTGGTATATTCGTTTACCGGAGCCAGTTTTCTCAGGACCTCTGCAAAGAGAACCCTGCCTTCTTCGGTCTCGAGGGACTTCTTGCGGTTGCGGGCAAAGCTCCCGTAAAGTGCACGCTGGTCGTTTGTCTGTTCTATCCTGAAAGCATCCGACCTTTCCATTTCCCTGACCAGTTCCACCGCATCAACGCTGCTGTTGCTTCCTATTACTGAGAGGAAGGCTTCCCAGGCGATCAGGTTCTTTTTCGATTCGGCTTCAAAGGCTCTCAGGACTTCTATTTTGTCAGGAGCCGAACTGTTCAGGTATGCGGCAAAAGCACTAAGCCGGTCGGTCGCACAGGTCGCGGTCTCAAACTGCTGTTTTATAAGGGCATGGATGTCAGGGGCATCAAGGGTTGCAAGGACTCCCAGGCAGATGTTTTTAGCCTGCCTGCTCTTGATCACCCTTGCGGTTTCTTCCAGTGACCCGTCCCTCGGGGCCGAGGCGTTTTCAAAGAAATTGTAGGCAGAGATGAGGGAGCTCCTATACTTTCCGGCGACCGCTTTAAGGAGCTTCTGCTTTACATCATAAAGTGCCTGGTAGTGATGGGCAAACTCTTCGTCTTCTACGGATTCGAAAATGGTCAGGAACTGCCCTCCAGCCCTTTCAAGGAGCTGCCGGTCATTGAGGAGCCTGTAGTAGAGCTCTATAAAGTCTTCGGAGGGGGCAGACCCCGGAACTCTAAGGAGCCTCAGCTTTTCCCGGTCCACAAAGGTGTAGAAGGCGGTAAACCTGCCCACAATATCGCTGTCCTTCCTGACCTGCATGAGGAGCTCTTCCTGGCTTGCCCTGTATACAAGCTTGCCGTAGAAGGAGTACCCCCTGTTAAGGGAAAGGAATGAAGGCATACCCACATTTTCAATTAAAATCTCTGCAGTTTCCCCGCTTACCCTTTCCAGCACTTCAACAATGTCTTTTCCGCTTTCGTCCACAAGGGCTGCCCTGAATGGGAATTCCCAGGGCTTTCCTCCGGCAGGGAAGTGCTGCTTGAGGAAGAAAGTAAATTTCCCGGTAAGCTTATCGTATTCGGCTGAGACCTCGACCACAGGGAATTTAGTCTGCCTGAGCCAGGTCTCAGATATCTCCTTTAAGGCCACTCCGCTCTCTTCTTCCATAGCCTCTATCCAGTCCTGTGTGGAAGCGTTGGAATGCTGGAATTTTTTGAAGTAACGGTCAAGCCCCCGGACAAAAGTGTCTTTTCCTGTGAGGCTCTCGACCATGCGAACGTATT
This window of the Methanosarcina mazei S-6 genome carries:
- a CDS encoding DUF1622 domain-containing protein, which produces MVSDLFRNILQFFEWVFEAIGTVIIIYGGLRATFELLLYETLKKPCSLEEIRKKLTNKILFGLEFYIVVAILGTLRDPSLSELVLLGIVVLIRTTLGYFLSKEVKEYQFD
- a CDS encoding DUF1622 domain-containing protein, with protein sequence MVSELAAVILGIFVQFFEIVSAVLIVFGGLRAALEILLVEAFRKPYSYEHIRKKFTNKIFFGLELLIVADVLETLRKPSLEELFLVGAIVVIRSYLGYFLSKEAEEYQFD